Proteins encoded in a region of the Clostridium butyricum genome:
- a CDS encoding MurR/RpiR family transcriptional regulator, with product MEELNNENSKDLMRLIQGKFIRLSKGQKLIAEYILKNYDKAAFMTAAKLGNAVGVSESTVVRFAIEVGFSGYPKLQKALQELIKNKLTTVQRLELRNDYFSDGDALKGVLKADMENIRATLEKINQNTFQDVVQHIFEAKRIYIIGLRSSTALAEFLGFYLNIILQNVKVVSYGISDVFEQMINVGEGDLVIGIGFPRYAAKTIDALEFSQDRGAKVVALTDSLLSPLATKADYTLIAQSNMASFVDSLVAPLSVINALIIAVGMREKENISNVFSNLELIWKNYNVYSINNKNVADD from the coding sequence ATGGAAGAATTAAATAATGAAAACAGCAAAGATTTAATGAGACTAATACAAGGAAAGTTTATAAGACTTAGTAAAGGTCAAAAGCTCATTGCAGAGTACATACTAAAAAATTATGATAAAGCAGCCTTTATGACAGCAGCAAAACTTGGTAATGCAGTTGGGGTATCTGAATCCACTGTGGTAAGATTTGCTATAGAAGTTGGTTTTTCAGGTTATCCGAAACTTCAAAAGGCTCTTCAGGAACTTATAAAAAATAAACTTACAACAGTTCAAAGGCTTGAACTACGAAATGATTATTTTTCAGATGGAGATGCACTTAAAGGTGTTTTAAAAGCAGACATGGAAAATATAAGAGCCACATTGGAGAAAATTAATCAAAATACATTTCAAGATGTTGTACAACATATTTTTGAAGCAAAAAGAATATATATAATAGGATTAAGAAGTTCAACAGCACTAGCAGAATTTTTAGGTTTTTATTTAAATATAATTCTTCAAAATGTTAAAGTTGTGAGTTATGGAATTTCAGATGTTTTTGAACAGATGATAAATGTTGGAGAAGGGGATCTTGTTATTGGAATTGGATTTCCAAGGTATGCAGCAAAAACAATAGATGCTTTGGAATTTTCTCAAGATAGAGGTGCAAAGGTTGTTGCCCTTACGGACAGTCTTCTTTCTCCACTTGCAACAAAAGCGGATTATACATTAATAGCACAAAGTAATATGGCATCATTTGTTGATTCACTTGTTGCACCTCTTTCTGTTATTAATGCTTTAATAATAGCTGTTGGAATGAGAGAAAAAGAAAATATCTCTAATGTATTTTCAAATCTTGAGCTTATATGGAAGAACTATAATGTGTATTCGATAAATAATAAAAATGTAGCAGATGATTAA
- a CDS encoding pseudouridine synthase: MEERLQKFMASCGIASRRKCEELILLGKVKVNGNIIEELGFKVNPLEDIVEYDGRVITKEERKVYIMLNKPEDVITSVKDEKDRKTVIDIVKVNERIFPIGRLDYDSSGLILLTNDGELYNKIIHPRVELDKKYVAVVKGEVSLDDKEKFESGIDIGGYITAPAKLKMLEYSHRKDLSTIEVCIHEGKNRQIRKMCSAINHEVMSLKRVSIGNIRLGQLKKGEYRYLNDEEMKYLMSL; the protein is encoded by the coding sequence GAGGAACTTATTCTTCTTGGAAAAGTAAAGGTAAATGGTAATATAATAGAAGAATTAGGATTTAAAGTAAATCCTTTGGAAGATATAGTTGAATATGATGGAAGGGTTATAACTAAGGAAGAAAGAAAGGTTTATATAATGCTAAATAAACCTGAAGATGTAATAACATCTGTTAAAGATGAAAAAGATAGGAAAACTGTAATTGATATAGTAAAAGTTAATGAAAGAATTTTTCCAATAGGAAGATTGGATTATGACAGTAGTGGGCTTATACTTCTTACTAATGATGGAGAATTATACAATAAGATAATTCATCCAAGAGTAGAACTTGATAAAAAATATGTAGCAGTTGTAAAAGGTGAAGTATCACTTGATGATAAAGAAAAGTTTGAAAGTGGAATTGATATTGGAGGTTATATAACTGCACCTGCAAAACTTAAAATGCTTGAATATAGTCATAGGAAAGATTTATCCACAATTGAGGTGTGTATTCATGAAGGAAAAAATAGACAAATCAGAAAAATGTGTTCTGCAATAAATCATGAGGTTATGTCATTAAAAAGAGTATCTATAGGAAATATTAGGCTTGGTCAGTTAAAGAAAGGTGAATATAGATATTTAAATGATGAGGAAATGAAATATTTAATGTCACTATAA